A window of the Streptomyces sp. NBC_00250 genome harbors these coding sequences:
- a CDS encoding tyrosine-type recombinase/integrase, with translation METLRHTGIRREELLEITHLALVSYRLTDTGELVPLLQILPSKTNQERLLLVSPELASVLATVITRVRNANGGRIPLVSQYDSHERVFGPMLPHLFQRRARGHRTEVISHGTVQDLLDRALDRAGLRDAAGEPLRFTPHDFRRMFATEAVTGGLPVHIAARLLGHEDLNTTQAYLAVFQDDLIRPYRSFLDQRRALRPEAEYREPTDEEWREFQQHFALRKIELGTCGRPYGTPCKHEHACVRCPMLRMDPSQRRRLIEIIKSLSDRIDEAKLNGWLGEAEGLRVSLQAARKKLAALDRATTPSTARITDLGIPQIKKS, from the coding sequence ATCGAAACCCTCCGGCATACCGGCATCCGCCGCGAAGAGCTCCTGGAGATCACCCACCTCGCGTTGGTTTCCTACCGGCTAACCGACACCGGGGAACTCGTCCCACTCCTCCAGATCCTTCCCTCGAAGACCAACCAGGAGCGGCTGCTGCTGGTCAGCCCGGAACTGGCCAGCGTCCTTGCCACCGTCATCACGCGCGTCCGCAACGCCAACGGCGGCAGAATTCCCCTGGTCAGCCAGTACGACAGCCACGAACGCGTCTTCGGCCCGATGCTCCCGCACCTGTTCCAGCGCCGTGCCCGCGGCCACCGCACCGAGGTCATCAGCCACGGGACCGTCCAAGACCTCCTTGACCGCGCTCTCGACCGGGCCGGACTCCGGGACGCAGCAGGCGAACCACTGAGGTTCACCCCTCACGACTTCCGCAGGATGTTCGCCACCGAAGCCGTCACCGGAGGTCTGCCCGTCCACATCGCCGCCCGTCTCCTGGGGCACGAAGACCTCAACACCACCCAGGCATACCTCGCGGTCTTCCAAGACGACCTGATCCGCCCCTACAGGTCCTTCCTCGACCAGCGTCGCGCCCTGCGGCCCGAGGCCGAATACCGCGAGCCCACCGACGAGGAGTGGCGCGAGTTCCAGCAACACTTCGCCCTACGCAAGATCGAACTGGGCACTTGCGGACGGCCTTACGGGACGCCCTGCAAGCACGAACACGCCTGCGTCCGCTGCCCCATGCTCCGCATGGACCCCAGCCAGCGGAGACGCCTCATCGAGATCATCAAAAGCCTGAGCGACCGCATCGACGAGGCCAAGCTCAACGGATGGCTCGGCGAAGCCGAAGGCCTCCGTGTCAGCCTCCAAGCCGCACGCAAGAAGCTGGCCGCCCTTGATCGGGCCACGACACCCAGCACTGCCCGCATCACTGATCTCGGCATCCCACAGATCAAGAAGTCCTGA
- a CDS encoding GGDEF domain-containing protein, translating to MIDFLVRENDFKAINDTHGHAAGDAVLTATAQRLSDWCGRHGIAARLGGDEFAAIVTDPGHTAGLFALRIALDEPVTHSGHALPVSASVGHCHRDQLPVPVLTDALSAADASMYAAKGHGRRNTR from the coding sequence ATGATCGATTTCTTAGTACGGGAAAACGACTTCAAGGCCATCAACGACACCCACGGCCACGCCGCCGGAGACGCGGTCCTCACCGCCACCGCCCAGCGCCTGAGCGACTGGTGCGGACGCCACGGCATCGCCGCCCGCCTCGGCGGAGACGAGTTCGCCGCCATCGTCACCGACCCCGGCCACACCGCCGGCCTCTTCGCCCTGCGGATCGCGCTGGACGAGCCGGTCACGCACAGCGGTCACGCCCTGCCGGTCTCGGCCTCGGTCGGGCACTGCCACCGCGACCAGCTGCCGGTCCCGGTTCTGACCGACGCCCTCTCGGCCGCCGACGCCTCGATGTACGCGGCCAAGGGCCATGGCAGGCGCAACACACGCTGA
- the repSA gene encoding replication initiator protein RepSA, with protein sequence MTDAALQAGLDPATLSDLLRMAGSPGFDRLTEQLRRTGGCTAPIRLTGGTKTLDPATRTVLHAYNTDAEPGGVLRVACGNRRASRCPSCAWTYAGDTYHLIRAGLVGNPDKGTPETIRDHPRVFATLTAPSFGPVHNRPGERPCRCGKQHQEDAPELGTPLNPYAYDYAGAVLWNNHASELWRYFTIYLRREIAGRAGLTQKTAREQSRVSFGKVAEYQKRGAVHFHAVIRFDGPAGAHTPPPHWATLELLTDAIHAAATRVQVVVPAAPAHGVSQDLTLTWGAQLDVQPIGAFGQGEDLTEQAVAAYVAKYATKAAETTGSVDHPVGNKEALILLDVPDHPRRLMEACIDLDPAYPDRRLRAWAHMLGFRGHFSTKSRRYSTTLGALRQVRADYRAHQQRTALGLPDPGEHPESTTLVLAHWTYAGHGHTPGESWLAANIRRDIQHNREHAREIRTQLELSAEGEW encoded by the coding sequence TTGACCGACGCCGCCCTCCAGGCGGGCCTGGACCCGGCCACCCTGAGCGACCTGCTCCGGATGGCCGGGTCCCCCGGCTTCGACCGCCTCACCGAACAACTCCGCCGCACCGGCGGCTGCACCGCCCCCATCCGCCTCACCGGCGGCACCAAGACCCTCGACCCCGCCACCAGGACCGTCCTCCACGCGTACAACACCGACGCCGAACCCGGCGGGGTCCTCCGCGTCGCATGCGGCAACCGGCGAGCCTCCCGCTGCCCCTCCTGCGCCTGGACCTACGCAGGCGACACCTACCACCTCATCCGCGCCGGACTCGTCGGCAACCCCGACAAGGGCACCCCGGAGACCATCCGCGACCACCCCCGAGTCTTCGCCACCCTCACCGCCCCGTCCTTCGGCCCTGTCCACAACCGGCCCGGGGAACGACCCTGCCGCTGCGGGAAGCAGCACCAAGAGGACGCGCCCGAACTCGGCACCCCGCTCAACCCGTACGCGTACGACTACGCGGGCGCTGTCCTCTGGAACAACCACGCCTCCGAACTCTGGCGCTACTTCACGATCTACCTCCGCCGTGAGATCGCCGGACGCGCCGGCCTCACCCAGAAAACCGCCCGCGAACAGTCCCGCGTCTCCTTCGGCAAGGTCGCCGAGTACCAAAAGCGCGGCGCCGTCCACTTCCACGCCGTCATCCGCTTCGACGGCCCCGCAGGCGCCCACACCCCGCCCCCGCACTGGGCCACCCTCGAACTCCTCACCGACGCCATCCACGCCGCCGCCACCCGCGTCCAAGTGGTCGTCCCCGCCGCTCCCGCGCACGGCGTCAGCCAGGACCTGACGCTCACTTGGGGCGCCCAGCTCGACGTCCAGCCCATCGGCGCCTTCGGCCAGGGCGAAGACCTCACCGAACAGGCCGTCGCCGCCTACGTCGCCAAGTACGCCACCAAAGCCGCCGAGACCACCGGCTCCGTCGACCACCCCGTCGGCAACAAGGAAGCCCTGATCCTCCTCGACGTCCCCGACCACCCCCGGCGGCTGATGGAAGCCTGCATCGACCTCGATCCGGCCTACCCCGACCGGCGCCTCCGCGCCTGGGCCCACATGCTCGGCTTCCGCGGCCACTTCTCCACCAAATCCCGCCGCTACTCCACCACCCTCGGCGCCCTACGCCAGGTCCGCGCCGACTACCGCGCCCACCAACAACGCACCGCCCTCGGCCTCCCCGACCCCGGCGAACACCCGGAGTCCACCACCCTCGTCCTCGCCCACTGGACCTACGCCGGCCACGGCCACACACCCGGCGAGTCATGGCTCGCCGCCAACATCCGCCGCGACATCCAGCACAACCGCGAACACGCCCGCGAGATCCGCACCCAACTCGAATTGTCAGCCGAAGGGGAGTGGTGA
- a CDS encoding helix-turn-helix domain-containing protein: protein MSARLLTVDQVAELLGTTVRFPRRLIEERRITFVKVGRHVRIPEPAIEAYIASHTVQPVERRYGKVA from the coding sequence ATGTCCGCACGTCTGCTCACTGTCGACCAGGTCGCCGAACTCCTCGGCACCACCGTCCGGTTCCCTCGGCGGCTGATCGAGGAACGACGCATCACCTTCGTCAAGGTCGGACGCCACGTCCGCATCCCGGAGCCCGCCATCGAGGCGTACATCGCGTCGCACACCGTGCAGCCAGTCGAGCGTCGCTACGGGAAGGTGGCCTGA
- a CDS encoding tyrosine-type recombinase/integrase, producing the protein MANRKGQRRRFGTVRQLASGRWQARYRDPLSGETKSAPHTFDTKTDALVWLTTIEAEIIRGTYQAPDAGKVAFGPYADDWLKHRKLEDHTRERSESVIRLHIKPTFGAGTVAAITTPRVRAWRTALLEDGIGEPTVVKAYQLLRAILNTAVDDELIRRNPCRIKGADRYDVPERPVLTVAEVYAVADAIRPHHRVLVLLAAFTTLRFGELASLRRRDLDLTRSVVLVRRAQSELQNGTLADKAPKSAAGVRPVAFPVELVPELAHHLEHFAGTGQDGHLFQGPRGGLLRRSNFRDDWTAARTTAGVSDDVHFHDLRHTGNTLASSAGASTRELMTRMGHSTTRAALIYQHMTSDRDQHIAGKLGEMIRQARQARPEGPSGT; encoded by the coding sequence ATGGCGAACCGCAAGGGCCAGCGCCGTCGGTTCGGCACTGTGCGGCAGCTCGCGTCCGGCCGCTGGCAGGCTCGCTACCGCGACCCGCTGTCGGGCGAGACCAAGTCCGCGCCGCACACCTTCGACACCAAGACCGACGCCCTCGTCTGGCTGACGACCATCGAGGCGGAGATCATCCGCGGCACCTACCAGGCCCCCGACGCTGGCAAGGTCGCCTTCGGGCCGTACGCCGACGACTGGTTGAAGCACCGCAAGCTGGAGGACCACACCCGGGAGCGGAGCGAGAGCGTGATCCGCCTCCACATCAAGCCGACCTTCGGCGCCGGGACGGTCGCAGCGATCACCACTCCCCGCGTACGAGCCTGGCGGACCGCTCTCCTAGAGGACGGCATCGGCGAGCCGACCGTCGTCAAGGCGTACCAACTGCTCCGCGCGATCCTGAACACGGCGGTGGACGACGAGCTGATCCGCCGCAACCCGTGCCGCATCAAGGGCGCCGACCGCTACGACGTCCCGGAGCGCCCCGTCCTCACCGTGGCCGAGGTGTACGCCGTGGCCGACGCGATCCGACCGCACCACCGGGTGCTCGTCCTCCTCGCTGCCTTCACCACGCTCCGGTTCGGCGAGCTGGCCTCGCTCCGCCGCCGGGACCTCGACCTGACCCGCTCCGTGGTCCTGGTCCGCCGGGCTCAGTCCGAGCTGCAGAACGGCACGCTGGCCGACAAGGCGCCGAAGTCCGCCGCCGGCGTCCGGCCGGTCGCCTTCCCCGTCGAACTCGTCCCCGAGCTCGCTCACCACCTGGAGCACTTCGCCGGCACCGGGCAGGACGGCCACCTGTTCCAGGGTCCCCGCGGTGGCCTCCTCCGCCGGAGCAACTTCCGGGACGACTGGACCGCCGCTCGCACCACCGCCGGCGTCTCTGATGACGTCCACTTCCACGACCTTCGCCACACCGGGAACACCCTCGCCTCCAGTGCCGGCGCCAGCACCCGGGAGCTGATGACGCGGATGGGGCACAGCACGACCCGGGCCGCGCTGATCTACCAGCACATGACGAGCGACCGTGATCAGCACATCGCGGGGAAGCTCGGCGAGATGATCCGCCAGGCCCGCCAAGCCCGCCCGGAAGGGCCATCTGGCACGTAG
- a CDS encoding ABC transporter ATP-binding protein: MASVTFDKATRVYPGATKPSVDQLDIEIADGEFLVLVGPSGCGKSTSLRMLAGLEDVNAGSIRIGDRDVTHLPPKDRDIAMVFQNYALYPHMSVADNMGFALKIAGVNKSEIRTKVEEAAKILDLTEYLDRKPKALSGGQRQRVAMGRAIVREPQVFLMDEPLSNLDAKLRVSTRTQIAGLQRRLGITTVYVTHDQTEALTMGDRVAVLKDGLLQQVDSPRNMYDKPANLFVAGFIGSPAMNLVEVPITDGGVKFGNSVVPVSRDAIAAASANGDTTVTVGVRPEHFDVQGPTGKDGLAVTVNVVEELGSDGFVYGSTRVGGEDKDLVVRVGGRDVPAKGTTLHVVPRAAELHVFSTSTGARLSD, translated from the coding sequence ATGGCTTCCGTCACTTTCGACAAGGCGACCCGGGTGTACCCCGGTGCCACCAAGCCCTCCGTCGACCAGCTCGACATCGAGATCGCCGACGGCGAGTTCCTCGTCCTCGTCGGGCCCTCCGGCTGTGGCAAGTCGACCTCCCTGCGCATGCTCGCGGGTCTCGAGGACGTCAACGCCGGTTCCATCCGCATCGGTGACCGCGACGTCACGCACCTGCCGCCCAAGGACCGGGACATCGCGATGGTGTTCCAGAACTACGCGCTGTACCCGCACATGAGCGTCGCCGACAACATGGGCTTCGCGCTCAAGATCGCCGGTGTCAACAAGTCCGAGATCCGCACCAAGGTCGAAGAGGCCGCGAAGATCCTGGACCTCACCGAGTACCTCGACCGCAAGCCGAAGGCACTCTCCGGCGGTCAGCGTCAGCGTGTCGCCATGGGCCGTGCCATCGTGCGTGAGCCGCAGGTCTTCCTCATGGACGAGCCGCTGTCGAACCTCGACGCGAAGCTCCGTGTCTCGACCCGTACGCAGATCGCCGGCCTCCAGCGCCGTCTGGGGATCACCACGGTCTACGTCACCCACGACCAGACCGAGGCCCTCACCATGGGCGACCGCGTCGCCGTCCTCAAGGACGGTCTGCTCCAGCAGGTCGACTCGCCGCGCAACATGTACGACAAGCCCGCGAACCTCTTCGTCGCCGGCTTCATCGGCTCCCCCGCCATGAACCTGGTCGAGGTCCCGATCACCGACGGCGGCGTGAAGTTCGGCAACAGCGTCGTCCCGGTCTCCCGTGACGCCATCGCCGCCGCCTCCGCCAACGGCGACACCACCGTCACCGTCGGCGTCCGCCCCGAGCACTTCGACGTGCAGGGCCCCACCGGCAAGGACGGCCTGGCCGTCACCGTCAACGTCGTCGAGGAGCTCGGCTCCGACGGCTTCGTGTACGGCTCCACCCGCGTCGGCGGCGAGGACAAGGACCTGGTCGTCCGCGTCGGCGGCCGTGACGTCCCCGCCAAGGGCACCACGCTGCACGTCGTCCCGCGCGCCGCCGAGCTGCACGTCTTCTCGACGTCCACCGGCGCCCGCCTCAGCGACTGA
- a CDS encoding nucleotidyltransferase family protein, translated as MHTSPTQAVVLAGGQGSRLRPYTDDRPKPMVEIPGTGTPIIGHQLSWLAAEGVTDAVVSCGHLAEVLQEWLESADLPLKVTTVVETEPLGRGGGLKYAAAHLPAPDQPWYATNGDIWTRFSLREMAAFHAERDALATLALARPRIPWGAVETDTFGHITDFIESPPSPFLINAGVYVFSAAFTELLPDLGDHERTTFPRLARERRLAGFPLPQGAYWRAIDTAKDLTEAAKELAAQRG; from the coding sequence ATGCACACCTCTCCGACGCAGGCCGTGGTCCTGGCGGGTGGCCAGGGCTCCCGGCTGCGCCCGTACACCGACGACCGCCCCAAGCCGATGGTCGAGATCCCGGGCACCGGGACCCCGATCATCGGCCATCAGCTTTCCTGGCTCGCCGCCGAGGGCGTGACCGACGCCGTCGTCTCCTGCGGCCATCTCGCCGAGGTCCTCCAGGAGTGGCTGGAGAGCGCCGACCTCCCCCTCAAGGTGACGACGGTCGTCGAGACCGAGCCCCTGGGCCGCGGCGGAGGCCTGAAGTACGCCGCCGCGCACCTGCCCGCGCCGGACCAGCCCTGGTACGCCACCAACGGCGACATCTGGACCCGTTTCTCGCTGCGCGAGATGGCCGCCTTCCATGCCGAGCGCGACGCCCTCGCCACCCTCGCCCTGGCCCGTCCCCGGATCCCGTGGGGCGCCGTCGAGACCGACACCTTCGGGCACATCACCGACTTCATCGAGTCGCCGCCGTCGCCGTTCCTCATCAACGCGGGCGTGTACGTGTTCTCCGCGGCCTTCACGGAGCTCCTCCCGGACCTGGGCGACCACGAACGCACCACGTTCCCCCGGCTCGCCCGTGAGCGGCGCCTGGCGGGCTTCCCGCTGCCCCAGGGCGCCTACTGGCGGGCCATCGACACCGCCAAGGACCTCACCGAGGCCGCCAAGGAGCTCGCCGCCCAGAGGGGCTGA
- a CDS encoding DoxX family membrane protein, which yields MSVDTRTPRPGFDDQPALSMVKVDSDPAQVIVNHASFRVRLAPAPQPKIGAGARTAALSGAAAGAGGPRRRPVVWTGKSSPGATGLLQAVRESSVSTLDPAVGHGGHGGHRGLEAGATQAIPRFDETMPNPVVTADSGPLLPPMRRAEGAYDELYDLRTETGGGPGAYEDETTDGRPAQRHGQDAVRHAYYPGRRMNLGVVLLPLRVFLGFISIYAGMGKLCDPVYFDGGERGSMVKWLNSLHPWALAEPLRDFALQHPVGAGLTVAFLQVVVGVLTVLGLWQRAAAVVGALLSAALILTVSWKTVPVYDSADIIYLAAWSPLIIAGAPVYSLDGRIAGEAWRTLGPRADLWDLRRRVTRRSTLLASVVVGLTLLIGSVLGGAVRSTEMVTVPGPNDDPINHLPGQPLPTEPTRRAPSKAASTAPAPAATSEAPAEREETQEASRPTETTREATRTQQQRPTATQGTGTGTGGGSSRTPTQSDPEPPPSTSDTPSSTGGSTSSGGTSGGSTGSSTGTPTESGSTTGGARNPIGGLLG from the coding sequence ATGAGTGTGGACACCAGAACGCCCCGGCCGGGGTTCGACGATCAGCCCGCGTTGAGCATGGTCAAGGTGGATTCCGATCCCGCCCAGGTGATCGTGAACCACGCCAGCTTCCGTGTGCGGCTCGCGCCCGCCCCGCAGCCGAAGATCGGCGCCGGCGCCCGCACCGCGGCCCTGTCCGGGGCCGCGGCAGGAGCGGGCGGACCGCGCCGTCGTCCCGTCGTATGGACCGGAAAGTCCTCACCGGGCGCGACCGGCCTCCTCCAGGCCGTCCGCGAGTCCTCCGTCTCCACGCTCGACCCGGCCGTCGGCCACGGCGGGCACGGTGGTCACCGGGGTCTGGAGGCGGGCGCCACCCAGGCCATCCCGCGCTTCGACGAGACGATGCCCAACCCCGTGGTGACGGCCGACTCCGGCCCCCTGCTGCCGCCGATGCGCCGCGCCGAGGGTGCGTACGACGAGCTGTACGACCTCCGGACCGAGACCGGCGGCGGACCGGGAGCGTACGAGGACGAGACGACCGACGGCCGGCCCGCGCAGCGCCACGGCCAGGACGCCGTCCGGCACGCCTACTACCCCGGCCGCCGGATGAACCTTGGCGTCGTCCTCCTCCCGCTCCGCGTCTTCCTCGGCTTCATCTCCATCTACGCGGGCATGGGCAAGCTCTGCGACCCCGTCTACTTCGACGGCGGCGAGCGCGGCTCCATGGTGAAGTGGCTCAACTCCCTGCACCCCTGGGCCCTCGCCGAACCCCTCCGGGACTTCGCCCTCCAGCACCCGGTCGGCGCCGGACTCACCGTCGCCTTCCTCCAGGTCGTCGTCGGCGTCCTCACCGTCCTCGGACTCTGGCAGCGCGCCGCCGCCGTCGTCGGCGCCCTGCTCTCCGCCGCGCTGATCCTCACGGTCAGCTGGAAGACCGTCCCGGTCTACGACTCCGCCGACATCATCTACCTGGCCGCCTGGTCCCCGCTGATCATCGCCGGCGCCCCCGTCTACTCGCTCGACGGCCGCATCGCCGGAGAGGCCTGGCGCACCCTCGGCCCCCGCGCCGACCTCTGGGACCTGCGCCGGCGCGTCACGCGCCGCAGCACCCTCCTCGCCTCGGTGGTCGTCGGCCTCACCCTCCTCATCGGCTCCGTCCTCGGCGGCGCCGTCCGCTCCACCGAGATGGTCACCGTCCCCGGCCCCAACGACGACCCGATCAACCACCTCCCCGGGCAGCCGCTCCCCACCGAGCCGACGCGTCGCGCCCCCTCCAAGGCGGCGTCCACGGCGCCCGCCCCGGCCGCGACCAGCGAGGCCCCGGCGGAGCGCGAGGAGACGCAGGAGGCGAGCCGGCCCACCGAGACCACCCGCGAGGCCACCCGGACGCAGCAGCAGCGCCCGACGGCCACGCAGGGCACGGGCACCGGCACGGGCGGCGGCAGCAGCCGTACGCCGACGCAGTCCGACCCGGAGCCCCCGCCGTCCACCAGCGACACCCCGAGCAGCACGGGCGGCAGCACGTCGAGCGGCGGCACCAGCGGCGGCTCGACCGGCAGCTCCACGGGCACGCCGACCGAGAGCGGCTCGACGACGGGCGGCGCGAGGAACCCGATCGGCGGCCTGCTGGGCTGA
- a CDS encoding NUDIX hydrolase yields the protein MSMEPARRYEQLRAERPELFRNEPGGIEILTDPDAVAAAGGVLYQDPYVLLVRDPVRFPDGREGTYIRALSAAAEPGCVVLPLLGDRMVLIEHYRHATRSWQWELPRGFGTRGLSSAENAAKEVDEEIGARVEELIPLGELHPDSGMTGDRVLLFAARIDAIGRLADAEAIRSSLTIPFAEAEGMIADGRITDAFTIATMTRARLAGLTA from the coding sequence ATGAGCATGGAGCCCGCGCGCCGCTACGAGCAGCTGCGCGCCGAGCGGCCGGAGCTGTTCCGCAACGAGCCGGGCGGCATCGAGATCCTCACCGACCCGGACGCGGTCGCGGCCGCCGGAGGGGTGCTCTACCAGGATCCGTACGTCCTGCTCGTCCGGGATCCGGTGCGCTTCCCGGACGGCCGGGAGGGCACGTACATCCGCGCCCTGAGCGCGGCGGCCGAGCCCGGCTGTGTCGTGCTGCCGCTGCTCGGCGACCGGATGGTGCTCATCGAGCACTACCGGCACGCCACCCGGTCCTGGCAGTGGGAGCTGCCCCGGGGCTTCGGCACCCGAGGCCTGTCGAGCGCGGAGAACGCGGCGAAGGAGGTGGACGAGGAGATCGGGGCGCGGGTGGAGGAGCTGATCCCGCTGGGCGAGCTGCATCCCGACAGCGGGATGACGGGCGACCGCGTCCTCCTCTTCGCGGCCCGGATCGACGCGATCGGCCGACTGGCGGACGCGGAGGCCATCCGGAGTTCGCTGACGATCCCCTTCGCGGAGGCGGAGGGGATGATCGCCGACGGCCGCATCACGGACGCTTTCACCATCGCCACGATGACCCGCGCCCGCCTGGCGGGCCTGACGGCCTGA
- the rlmB gene encoding 23S rRNA (guanosine(2251)-2'-O)-methyltransferase RlmB: protein MAGNSQRRNRRTSNKKGATIGSGGQRRKGLEGKGPTPKAEARKGHKAFRVNNAMARNAAKRKPVARRGGKGLSEMVVGRNPVFEALRDGVPATTLYVQQFIDNDERVREALNLATGRGNINIMEAPRPELDRMTNGLNHQGLVLQVPPYEYAHPEDLVTAAFDDHDDPLIVALDGITDPRNLGAVVRSVSAFGGHGVVVPERRAAGMTAGAWKTSAGTAARTPVARATNLTRCLEQYQKAGVTVVGLAADGDRDVHELAELGGPVVIVVGSEGKGLSRLVGETCDFLVRIPMPGGAESLNAGVAAGVVLYEAARRRMAR from the coding sequence ATGGCCGGGAACAGCCAGCGCAGGAACCGTCGCACGTCCAACAAGAAGGGTGCGACGATCGGCAGCGGTGGCCAGCGGCGCAAGGGCCTCGAAGGCAAAGGCCCGACGCCCAAGGCCGAGGCCCGCAAGGGCCACAAGGCATTCCGCGTCAACAACGCGATGGCCCGGAACGCGGCCAAGCGCAAGCCCGTCGCCCGCCGCGGCGGCAAGGGCCTGTCCGAGATGGTCGTCGGCCGCAACCCGGTCTTCGAGGCCCTGCGCGACGGCGTGCCCGCCACGACCCTGTACGTGCAGCAGTTCATCGACAACGACGAGCGCGTGCGCGAGGCCCTGAACCTCGCCACCGGCCGCGGCAACATCAACATCATGGAGGCGCCGCGCCCCGAGCTCGACCGCATGACGAACGGCCTGAACCACCAGGGCCTCGTCCTCCAGGTGCCGCCGTACGAGTACGCGCACCCCGAGGACCTCGTCACGGCCGCGTTCGACGACCACGACGACCCGCTGATCGTCGCCCTCGACGGCATCACCGACCCGCGTAACCTCGGCGCCGTCGTCCGCTCGGTCTCCGCCTTCGGCGGCCACGGCGTCGTCGTCCCCGAGCGCCGCGCCGCCGGTATGACCGCCGGTGCCTGGAAGACCTCGGCCGGCACCGCCGCCCGTACCCCGGTCGCCCGCGCCACCAACCTGACGCGCTGCCTGGAGCAGTACCAGAAGGCCGGTGTCACGGTCGTCGGCCTCGCCGCCGACGGTGACCGCGACGTGCACGAGCTGGCGGAGCTGGGCGGTCCGGTCGTCATCGTCGTCGGCTCCGAGGGCAAGGGCCTGTCCCGCCTGGTCGGCGAGACCTGCGACTTCCTCGTCCGCATCCCGATGCCGGGCGGCGCCGAGTCGCTCAACGCCGGTGTCGCCGCCGGTGTCGTGCTCTACGAGGCGGCCCGCCGCCGGATGGCCCGCTGA
- the cysS gene encoding cysteine--tRNA ligase produces MTIRLYDTSARQIRDFTPLTPGCVSIYLCGATVQAAPHIGHIRSGLNFDIMRRWFAYRGYDVTFIRNVTDIDDKIIAKGADQVRPWWSIGYENERAFNAGYDALGCLPPTYEPRATGHVPEMIEMMRGLIERGHAYEADGSVYFDVRSFPGYLELSNQDIDDLRQPTEDGITGKRDPRDFAMWKATKPGEPDWETPWGRGRPGWHLECSAMAHKYLGSAFDIHGGGLDLIFPHHENEIAQAKAFGDDFASYWVHNAWVTMAGEKMSKSLGNSVLVSEMVKNWRPIVLRYYLGTPHYRSMIEYSEESLREAESAFARIEGFVQRATEKAGKDVAPAAEVPPAFAEAMDDDLGVPHALAIIHTTVRQGNSALAADDKDEAIARLAEVRAMLGVLGLDPLDPHWAEETGGGEELHGAVDTLVRLVLEQRESARERKDWATADAIRDQLNQSGLAIEDSPDGPRWTLGNR; encoded by the coding sequence GTGACTATTCGCCTGTACGACACCAGCGCCCGGCAGATCCGTGACTTCACCCCGCTCACGCCGGGCTGCGTCTCGATCTACCTCTGTGGCGCCACCGTCCAGGCGGCCCCGCACATCGGACACATCCGGTCGGGGCTGAACTTCGACATCATGCGCCGCTGGTTCGCCTACCGCGGCTACGACGTCACGTTCATCCGCAACGTCACCGACATCGACGACAAGATCATCGCCAAGGGCGCGGACCAGGTCCGCCCCTGGTGGTCCATCGGCTACGAGAACGAGCGCGCGTTCAACGCGGGCTACGACGCCCTCGGTTGCCTGCCGCCGACGTACGAGCCCCGCGCCACCGGGCACGTCCCCGAGATGATCGAGATGATGCGCGGCCTCATCGAGCGCGGTCACGCGTACGAGGCCGACGGCAGCGTCTACTTCGACGTGCGGTCCTTCCCGGGCTATCTGGAGCTGTCCAACCAGGACATCGACGACCTGCGCCAGCCCACCGAGGACGGCATCACCGGCAAGCGCGACCCGCGCGACTTCGCGATGTGGAAGGCCACCAAGCCGGGCGAGCCCGACTGGGAGACCCCCTGGGGCCGCGGCCGTCCCGGCTGGCACCTGGAGTGCTCGGCGATGGCCCACAAGTACCTGGGCTCCGCCTTCGACATCCACGGCGGCGGCCTCGACCTGATCTTCCCGCACCACGAGAACGAGATCGCCCAGGCCAAGGCCTTCGGCGACGACTTCGCCTCGTACTGGGTGCACAACGCCTGGGTCACCATGGCCGGCGAGAAGATGTCGAAGTCGCTCGGCAACAGCGTGCTGGTGTCCGAGATGGTGAAGAACTGGCGCCCCATCGTCCTCCGCTACTACCTGGGCACCCCGCACTACCGGTCGATGATCGAGTACAGCGAGGAGTCCCTGCGCGAGGCCGAGTCGGCGTTCGCCCGCATCGAGGGCTTCGTCCAGCGCGCCACCGAGAAGGCAGGGAAGGACGTCGCCCCCGCCGCCGAGGTGCCGCCGGCCTTCGCCGAGGCCATGGACGACGACCTGGGCGTGCCGCACGCGCTCGCGATCATCCACACCACCGTCCGCCAGGGCAACAGCGCCCTCGCCGCGGACGACAAGGACGAGGCCATCGCCCGCCTCGCCGAGGTCCGTGCCATGCTCGGCGTCCTCGGCCTGGACCCGCTCGACCCGCACTGGGCCGAGGAGACCGGTGGCGGCGAAGAGCTCCACGGCGCCGTCGACACCCTCGTACGGCTCGTGCTGGAGCAGCGCGAGTCGGCGCGCGAGCGCAAGGACTGGGCGACCGCGGACGCGATCCGCGACCAGCTCAACCAGTCCGGCCTCGCCATCGAGGACAGCCCCGACGGCCCCCGCTGGACGCTGGGCAACCGTTAG